A segment of the Campylobacter vulpis genome:
TCCAGCCTCCATAATATCTTTTAGGTTAATATCATTAAGTCTTGTAAATTCTTTTTTGCGGTAGCAAAGTGTGATTTCATTATTATTTGCCAAATCCACAGCATATTCAGCAGCCGAATTTCCTCCGCCAACAACTAGAATTTTTTCATTTCCTACAACAGAATTTGCATTAAAATTAATCTTCTTAGTTAAACTCATAGGAAGTTTATAATCAGGCTTATTAGGCTTACCCATACGTCCTATGGCTATGATGATATTTTCACACTCATAAGCCTCTTTAGCCGTTTGGACGATGAAGCCTTTTTCTTGCTTTTTCACGCTTTCAACCTCGCTATTAAACTCCACTTTAATGCCGTGCGTTTTCAAAGCCTCTTCAAAACACGCTATGGTGCTTTCTTTCGTGCCGTCCTCAAAAGGGATATGTCCATAATTTGTCCCCTCGCAGCCCTTATAAGCCTTATCGACTCGTTTGCCATCTTTATAATACTGCACTAAAGTTTGGCAAATCGAATTTGTCTTTTCTAAAAGCAAAAGCTCTTTATTTTTAAGCTTTGCTTCCACAGCACAGCCTATACCAGCTGGACCAGCACCTATAATAATTACATCGAGTTTTTTCATAATTTTCCTTCATAATTTAATTTTTAAATTTAACAAATTTATTGCAAATAAAGAGTTAAAAT
Coding sequences within it:
- a CDS encoding NAD(P)-binding domain-containing protein — its product is MKKLDVIIIGAGPAGIGCAVEAKLKNKELLLLEKTNSICQTLVQYYKDGKRVDKAYKGCEGTNYGHIPFEDGTKESTIACFEEALKTHGIKVEFNSEVESVKKQEKGFIVQTAKEAYECENIIIAIGRMGKPNKPDYKLPMSLTKKINFNANSVVGNEKILVVGGGNSAAEYAVDLANNNEITLCYRKKEFTRLNDINLKDIMEAGNSGKVELKLGVDINEVLDEEGRARVHFNDNSSELYDRIIYAIGGSTPLDFLQKCGINVDEKGVPLMDENKQSNVGGIFVAGDIATKNGASIVTGLNDAFRIMEHLKS